The genomic region CCACGCCCCGGAGCAGCAGCCCGCCGGGCCCATGCCGCAGGAGGCGGGCCCGGCGGCCGGTCACGCCCCGGGAGCGACCGACGGCAGCGGTCACGGGCAGTGGCCGGAGGGCGCGGAACAGGCGCCGCAGTGGCCGGAGGGCGCGGAACAGGCGGCGGAGTCGTCCGGCTTCGCCGGCCATGGGCCGGAGTCGTCAGGGTTGGGCGGCCACGGGCCGGAGATGCCCGGCGCCGGTCACGCACCCCAGCCGCCCGGCGGCGCCGACCACGCGCCGGAGCAGCCGGCGTTCGCCGACCACGGCGCGGAGCCGTCTGCCTTCGCCGGCCACCGCCCGGAGCAGCCGGCTTTCACCGACCACGGCTCGGATCCGCACGGCATCACGGAGCACGGCCCGGAGCCGCACGGCGTACCCGGCCACGGTTCGGAGCCGCACGGCGTGCCCCACCACGGGGCGGATCAGTCCGCTGCCACGGGCCACGGACCGGATCCGTCGACCTTCGCCGACCACCGCCCGGAGCAGCCGGCCTACGCCGATCACGGGCCGGAGTCGCACGGCGTGCCCGGCCAGGGGGCGGATCAGTCCGCCTTCGCGGACCACGGCTCGGAGTCGTCCGACTTCGCCGAACACCGCCCGCGGTCGCACGCCTTCACCGACCACCACGGCCCCGAGCCCTCCGGCCCAGCCGGACACGCGCCGGAGCCGTCGGGGCACGTCGGTGAGCCGACCGAGCACGCTGCTGCCGCCGATGACGCACCCGAACGGTCCGCGTCCCCCCAGCCGTACCCCGAGGCCCCGGGGGAGTCCCCCGGCGAGTCCGCGCCCGAGGCGCACGCGGAAGCCGCCGCGCACCCGCAGGCCGCCCAGGAAGCCTCACAGGACGCTCCCGGCCCCGGTGAGGCCGCTGAGGACGCCCCAGAGGCCGCAGAGGACGCTGACGCCCCCGCCGAGCCACCGGCCGGGCCCCTCCCGGCCGAGGCGGACCCGGACGCCGTGCCGGAGGCCGCCGACGGCGAGACCCCGAACGACCCGGCACCGCAGGACCCGTCCGCCGACTCGCACGACGCGGGCCGCACCGAGGGCGAGGCGTCCCAGGACGCGCCCTCCACCGTCCCGCAGGAGGAACACCCCCTCGCCTCCTACGTCCTGCGCGTCAACGGCACCGACCGCCCCGTCACCGACGCGTGGATCGGCGAGTCCCTGCTGTACGTGCTGCGCGAGCGGCTCGGTCTCGCGGGGGCCAAGGACGGCTGCTCGCAGGGCGAGTGCGGCGCGTGCAACGTCCAGGTCGACGGGCGGCTCGTCGCGTCCTGCCTGGTCCCGGCCGTGACCGCCGCCGGCAGCGAGGTCCGTACCGTCGAGGGCCTGGCCGAGGACGGCCGGCCGTCGGACGTGCAGCGGGCGCTCGCGCGCTGCGGCGCCGTGCAGTGCGGCTTCTGCGTACCCGGCATGGCGATGACCGTGCACGACCTCCTGGAGGGCAACCCGGCGCCCACCGAGCTGGAGACCCGCCAGGCGCTGTGCGGCAACCTGTGCCGCTGCTCCGGCTACCGGGGCGTGGTGGACGCCGTGCAGGAGGTCGTCGCAGAACGCGAGGCACATCGCGCGCCCGCCGACGGTGACACCGCCGAGGCCCGTATCCCGCACCAGGCGGGCCCGGGTGCGGGCAGCGTCAACGCGTCGGCCTTCGGCCCGCCCCCGGACCCGCACACTCCGGACCCGCACACTCCAGACCCGCATGACCAGCCCTACGGCCAGGACGGAGGCCCCGCGTGAGCAACGAAGCAGCCACCGCGCAGGCCGCACAGGCCGCGGAGGCCGCCCCCGCCCCCGAACCGCTGCCGCACGGCCTGGGAGCCTCCCTCCCGGCCGCCGACGCCCGCGCCAAGACCGAAGGCACCTTCCCGTATGCCGCCGACCTGTGGGCCGAGGGCCTGCTGTGGGCGGCCGTGCTGCGCTCACCGCACCCGCACGCGCGCATCGTGTCCATCGACACCTCCCACGCGCGCGAGATGCCCGGCGTACGCGCCGTCGTCACTCACGAGGACGTCCCCGGCAGCCCGCTGCACGGCCGCGGGAAGGCCGACCGTCCGGTCTTCGCCTCCGAGGTCGTACGCCATCACGGCGAGCCCATCGCCGCCGTCGCGGCCGACCACCCGGACACCGCGCGGATGGCCGCCGCCGCCGTCATCGTCGAGTACGAGGTGCTCGATCCGGTCACCGACCCGGAGCAGGCCTTCGAGGCGGAGCCGTTGCACCCCGACGGCAACCTGATCCGGCACATCCCGCTGCGCCACGGCGACCCGGAGGCGGCCGGCGAGATCGTCGTCGAGGGGCTGTACCGCATCGGCCGCCAGGACCCCGCGCCCATCGGCGCGGAGGCGGGCCTGGCCGTACCGCGCCCGGACGGCGGTGTGGAGCTGTACCTCGCCTCCACCGACCCGCACGCCGACCGCGACACGGCCGCCGCCGCCTTCGGCCTGGAACCCGAGCGGGTCAAGGTCGTCGTCACCGGCGTCCCCGGCGCCACGGCCGACCGCGAGGACCAGGGCTTCCAGCTCCCGCTCGGCCTGCTGGCGCTGCGGACCGGCTGCCCGGTGAAACTCACGGCCACGCGCGAGGAGTCCTTCCTCGGGCACACCCACCGGCACCCCACCCTGCTGCGCTACCGCCACCACGCCGACGCCGAGGGCAGACTCGTGAAGGTGGAGGCGCAGATCCTGCTCGACGCGGGCGCCTACGCCGACACCTCCGCCGACGCCCTGGCCGCCGCCGTCGCGTTCGCCTGCGGCCCGTACGTCGTCCCGAACGCCTTCATCGAGGGCTGGGCCGTACGCACCAACAACCCCCCGTCCGGCCACGTGCGCGGCGAAGGCGCCATGCAGGTCTGTGCCGCCTACGAGGCGCAGATGGACAAGATCGCCAAGAAACTCGGCATCGACCCGGCCGAGGTGCGGCTGCGCAACGCCATGGCGACGGGCGACGTGCTGCCGACCGGCCAGACCGTGACCTGCCCGGCCCCCGTCGCCGAACTGCTCCAGGCCGTGCGGGACTTCCCCCTCCCCCCGCTGCCCAAGGACACGCCCGAGGAGGAGTGGCTGCTGCCCGGCGGCCCCGAGGGCGCGGGCGAACCGGGCGCGGTGCGCCGGGGCGTGGGCTACGGCGTGGGCATGGTGCACATGCTCGGCGCGGAGGGCGCGGACGAGGTCTCCACGGCGACCGTGAAGGTCCACGACGGCGTGGCGACCGTGCTGTGCGCGGCCGTCGAGACCGGCCAGGGCTTCACGACCCTGGCCCGGCAGATCGTGCAGGAGACGCTCGGCATAGACGAGGTGCACGTGGCGCCGGTCGACACCGACCAGCCCCCCGCGGGCGC from Streptomyces chartreusis NRRL 3882 harbors:
- a CDS encoding xanthine dehydrogenase family protein molybdopterin-binding subunit; translated protein: MSNEAATAQAAQAAEAAPAPEPLPHGLGASLPAADARAKTEGTFPYAADLWAEGLLWAAVLRSPHPHARIVSIDTSHAREMPGVRAVVTHEDVPGSPLHGRGKADRPVFASEVVRHHGEPIAAVAADHPDTARMAAAAVIVEYEVLDPVTDPEQAFEAEPLHPDGNLIRHIPLRHGDPEAAGEIVVEGLYRIGRQDPAPIGAEAGLAVPRPDGGVELYLASTDPHADRDTAAAAFGLEPERVKVVVTGVPGATADREDQGFQLPLGLLALRTGCPVKLTATREESFLGHTHRHPTLLRYRHHADAEGRLVKVEAQILLDAGAYADTSADALAAAVAFACGPYVVPNAFIEGWAVRTNNPPSGHVRGEGAMQVCAAYEAQMDKIAKKLGIDPAEVRLRNAMATGDVLPTGQTVTCPAPVAELLQAVRDFPLPPLPKDTPEEEWLLPGGPEGAGEPGAVRRGVGYGVGMVHMLGAEGADEVSTATVKVHDGVATVLCAAVETGQGFTTLARQIVQETLGIDEVHVAPVDTDQPPAGAGCRGRHTWVSGGAVERAAKMVRTQLLQPLAHKFGMSTELLQITDGKITSYDGVLSTTVTEALDGKELWATAQCRPHPTEPLNEAGQGDAFVGMSFCAIRAVVDVDIEIGSVRVVELAVAQDVGRVLNPAQLTARIEAGVTQGLGIALTENLRTPRGLIRHPDLTGYALPTALDAPDIRIVRLVEERDVVAPFGAKAVSAVPVVTSPAAIASAVRAATGRPVNRLPIRPQAAVVTERS
- a CDS encoding 2Fe-2S iron-sulfur cluster-binding protein, translating into MTDDQHGEGTPRGGSRWDPLPQGEYDDGATAFVELPEGGVDALLAADSPLAAPGHGYVPPQITVDPATTAGTDPAAPGAWPVPGAPVDGAQWHGPHAAPRQGHEQGGHHQPGHDTGERSYGSQAPYGSGTPYGSDAQAGRHGGNDRFTYNPGATGQWNFEEAATAETAPGHDVTGQWSIPVAGGDLPDESGEFTTSSLVEQWGGTPPPTLPGGAPAPWATQAAGRPWGQQVPHDTAGQEQAGPGYPHGHEQGGGHGHEQPGAAGPASGYAPDPGARSPHAPEQQPAGPMPQEAGPAAGHAPGATDGSGHGQWPEGAEQAPQWPEGAEQAAESSGFAGHGPESSGLGGHGPEMPGAGHAPQPPGGADHAPEQPAFADHGAEPSAFAGHRPEQPAFTDHGSDPHGITEHGPEPHGVPGHGSEPHGVPHHGADQSAATGHGPDPSTFADHRPEQPAYADHGPESHGVPGQGADQSAFADHGSESSDFAEHRPRSHAFTDHHGPEPSGPAGHAPEPSGHVGEPTEHAAAADDAPERSASPQPYPEAPGESPGESAPEAHAEAAAHPQAAQEASQDAPGPGEAAEDAPEAAEDADAPAEPPAGPLPAEADPDAVPEAADGETPNDPAPQDPSADSHDAGRTEGEASQDAPSTVPQEEHPLASYVLRVNGTDRPVTDAWIGESLLYVLRERLGLAGAKDGCSQGECGACNVQVDGRLVASCLVPAVTAAGSEVRTVEGLAEDGRPSDVQRALARCGAVQCGFCVPGMAMTVHDLLEGNPAPTELETRQALCGNLCRCSGYRGVVDAVQEVVAEREAHRAPADGDTAEARIPHQAGPGAGSVNASAFGPPPDPHTPDPHTPDPHDQPYGQDGGPA